A portion of the Esox lucius isolate fEsoLuc1 chromosome 20, fEsoLuc1.pri, whole genome shotgun sequence genome contains these proteins:
- the LOC105029963 gene encoding gamma-enolase, translating to MSIVNIVAREILDSRGNPTVEVDLHTEKGLFRAAVPSGASTGIYEALELRDGDKSRYKGKGVLKAVGHINDTIGPALIQSGVNVVEQEKLDKMMTDMDGTENKSQFGANAILGVSLAICKAGATEKGVPLYRHIADLAGNTELVLPVPAFNVINGGSHAGNKLAMQEFMVLPVGAESFRDAVRVGAELYQTLREVIKEKYGQDATNVGDEGGFAPNILENTEALELIKTAIEKAGFTDKVVIGMDVAASEFYKEGKYDLDFKSPPSVNRHISAQELCDMYQGFVNNYPVVSIEDPFDQDDWPAWSQMTAAMGIQVVGDDLTVTNPKRIERALEERACNCLLLKVNQIGSVTESIQACKLAQENGWGVMVSHRSGETEDTFIADLVVGLCTGQIKTGAPCRSERLAKYNQLMRIEEELGDQARFAGHNFRNPAAL from the exons ATGTCAATAGTGAACATTGTTGCCAGGGAGATCCTGGACTCCAGGGGGAACCCTACAGTGGAAGTGGACCTGCACACTGAGAAAG gCTTGTTTAGGGCAGCTGTGCCTAGCGGAGCGTCTACTGGCATCTATGAAGCCCTGGAGCTGAGAGATGGAGACAAGAGTCGCTATAAGGGCAAAG gcGTGCTCAAAGCTGTTGGCCACATCAATGACACCATTGGCCCTGCTCTCATCCAGTCG GGGGTtaatgtggtggaacaggagaaACTGGACAAGATGATGACAGATATGGACGGCACTGAGAACAAGT CTCAGTTTGGGGCCAATGCTATTCTGGGTGTGTCCTTGGCCATATGCAAAGCTGGTGCCACAGAGAAAGGTGTCCCTCTGTATCGTCACATTGCTGACCTGGCAGGCAACACTGAGCTAGTGCTTCCAGTTCCT GCTTTTAATGTAATCAACGGGGGCTCCCATGCGGGTAACAAGCTGGCCATGCAGGAGTTCATGGTACTTCCTGTTGGTGCCGAGTCTTTCAGGGATGCTGTGCGTGTGGGGGCGGAGCTGTATCAGACGCTGAGAGAAGTGATTAAGGAGAAGTACGGCCAGGACGCAACCAATGTGGGGGACGAGGGGGGGTTTGCCCCAAACATACTGGAGAACACCGAAG CACTGGAGCTGATAAAAACAGCAATAGAGAAGGCAGGCTTCACAGACAAAGTGGTGATTGGGATGGATGTGGCAGCATCTGAGTTCTACAAAGAGGGAAAGTACGACCTGGACTTCAAGTCTCCACCCAGCGTCAACCGCCACATCAGCGCCCAGGAGCTTTGCGACATGTATCAGGGCTTCGTCAACAACTaccccg tgGTGTCCATTGAGGACCCATTTGACCAGGATGACTGGCCGGCCTGGTCCCAGATGACAGCCGCCATGGGCATCCAGGTGGTGGGGGACGATCTAACTGTCACCAACCCCAAGAGGATAGAGCGCGCCCTAGAGGAGAGGGCCTGCAACTGCCTCCTGCTCAAAGTCAACCAGATCGGCTCCGTCACAGAATCCATTCAGGC gtgTAAGTTGGCTCAGGAGAATGGCTGGGGGGTGATGGTCAGTCACCGgtcaggagagacagaggatacCTTCATCGCTGATCTGGTGGTGGGCCTCTGCACTGGACAGATCAAGACTGGAGCTCCCTGTCGATCAGAGCGTCTGGCCAAATACAATCAACTCATGAG GATCGAAGAGGAGTTAGGGGATCAGGCTCGCTTTGCAGGGCACAACTTCCGAAACCCTGCAGCCCTCTGA